In one window of Nesterenkonia sandarakina DNA:
- a CDS encoding class II 3-deoxy-7-phosphoheptulonate synthase, translating to MTAPGEILHVGAADYPGLDEWRSLPLSQQPDWRGHEDFDSAYAELSAHPPLVFAGEVDKLKRRLAKVANGEAFLLQGGDCAETFDGVTADKISAKVKTILQMAVVLTYGASLPVVKMGRMAGQYAKPRSSDVETRDGVTLPTFRGEIVNGFDFTEESRVPDPKRMVKAYHKSAATLNLVRAFTEGGFADLRAVQQWNKGFMQNPAHARYERLAGEIDRAVRFMEACGADFEGLKRTEFYAAHEALLLDYERALTRIDSRTGKPYVTSGHFVWIGERTRELDGAHMDYLSRVQNPVGVKLGPTTTPETVLEIIEKLDPEREPGRLTFIVRMGAANVREKLPPLVRAVSDAGAKVVWVTDPMHGNTITADNGYKTRRFDDILDEVRGFFEVHRSLGTYPGGLHVEMTGDDVAECLGGSDVIDESAFDQRYESLVDPRLNHKQSLELAFLVAESLTTVK from the coding sequence TGGCGCGGCCACGAAGACTTCGACTCCGCCTACGCGGAGCTCTCCGCGCATCCGCCGCTGGTCTTCGCCGGCGAGGTCGACAAGCTCAAGCGACGCCTGGCCAAGGTCGCCAACGGCGAGGCGTTCCTGCTTCAGGGCGGCGACTGCGCCGAGACCTTCGACGGAGTCACCGCCGATAAGATCAGCGCGAAGGTCAAGACCATCCTGCAGATGGCCGTGGTGCTCACCTATGGTGCGTCCCTGCCGGTGGTCAAGATGGGCCGCATGGCCGGTCAGTACGCCAAGCCACGCTCCTCCGATGTGGAGACCCGCGACGGCGTCACCCTGCCGACCTTCCGTGGCGAGATCGTCAACGGCTTCGACTTCACCGAAGAGTCCCGCGTCCCGGATCCCAAGCGGATGGTCAAGGCGTACCACAAGTCTGCGGCCACGCTGAACCTGGTGCGGGCCTTCACCGAGGGCGGCTTCGCCGACCTGCGAGCGGTCCAGCAGTGGAACAAGGGGTTCATGCAGAACCCTGCCCACGCCCGCTACGAACGGCTCGCGGGGGAGATCGACCGTGCAGTGCGCTTCATGGAGGCCTGCGGGGCTGACTTCGAGGGACTCAAGCGCACCGAGTTCTACGCCGCCCACGAGGCGCTGCTTCTGGACTACGAGCGGGCGCTGACCCGCATCGACTCCCGCACCGGCAAGCCCTACGTGACCAGCGGCCATTTCGTCTGGATCGGCGAGCGGACCCGGGAGCTCGACGGCGCCCACATGGACTACCTCTCTCGGGTGCAGAACCCGGTCGGGGTCAAACTGGGCCCCACCACCACCCCGGAGACCGTCCTGGAGATCATCGAGAAGCTCGACCCCGAGCGCGAGCCCGGTCGCCTGACCTTCATCGTGCGGATGGGGGCCGCCAACGTGCGGGAGAAGCTCCCGCCGCTGGTCCGCGCTGTGAGCGACGCCGGGGCGAAGGTGGTCTGGGTGACCGACCCGATGCACGGGAACACCATCACCGCCGACAACGGCTACAAGACCCGACGCTTCGACGACATCCTCGATGAGGTCCGCGGCTTCTTCGAGGTCCACCGCTCCTTGGGCACCTACCCGGGCGGGCTGCATGTGGAGATGACCGGCGACGACGTCGCGGAGTGCCTCGGCGGCTCTGACGTGATCGACGAGTCGGCCTTCGACCAGCGCTACGAGTCCCTGGTGGACCCGAGGCTGAACCACAAGCAGTCCCTGGAGCTGGCGTTCCTGGTCGCTGAGTCCCTGACCACGGTCAAATAG
- a CDS encoding protein kinase domain-containing protein, whose protein sequence is MSQEQTDPWIGSRIDDRYVIEERIARGGMSTVYRAQDQRLGREVALKVLFPHMAEDRKVVDRFEQEARNSALIAHPNVVQVLDQGQARETAYLVMEYVPGATLRTLLKQGAMTPRLALTYMDAILQGLAAAHRAGLVHRDIKPENVLVSHDGRIKLADLGLARAATHHSGTSTLMGTVAYISPELLSGEGADERADIYAIGILLYEMLTGVQPFTGDSPVRVAYQHVNSTVPVPSAQVAGLAAELDDLVSIATRPEVALRPKNADELLKMLRETRGLLSDAELDFDGALTGSATRPIPGAGAAAGATAQSGQRHTTMLPGDSEEPFLQTQTQQGPAQPPGSERHPQPGDPQPWDEDIEAALGNARTTHLESGHRDAGHSRQASLAEEDRQLVTEVPTTGLQLRPPRLSVPEPATGVQPAVGSRSPVERVRTEKRERQRPTVELIGPTATRAWLMIAGIMIGGALLVLFAGWIGGSSALIPSLGG, encoded by the coding sequence GTGAGCCAAGAACAGACTGACCCGTGGATCGGATCCAGGATCGATGACCGCTATGTGATCGAAGAGCGCATCGCGCGCGGCGGCATGTCCACGGTCTACCGAGCCCAGGACCAGCGACTGGGTCGCGAGGTCGCGCTGAAGGTGCTCTTCCCGCATATGGCCGAGGACCGCAAGGTCGTGGACCGCTTCGAGCAGGAGGCACGGAACTCCGCGCTGATCGCCCACCCCAATGTGGTCCAGGTGCTCGATCAGGGTCAGGCACGGGAGACCGCCTACCTGGTGATGGAATACGTCCCTGGAGCCACGCTGCGCACGCTTCTGAAGCAGGGAGCGATGACGCCTCGGCTGGCGCTGACCTACATGGACGCGATCCTGCAGGGCCTGGCCGCGGCGCACCGTGCCGGCCTGGTCCACCGAGACATCAAGCCCGAGAACGTGCTGGTCTCCCACGACGGGAGGATCAAGCTCGCGGATCTGGGGCTGGCCCGCGCCGCGACGCATCACTCCGGGACCTCCACCTTGATGGGGACCGTGGCGTATATCTCTCCCGAGCTGCTCTCCGGGGAGGGTGCGGACGAGCGCGCTGACATCTACGCGATCGGCATCCTGCTCTATGAGATGCTCACCGGCGTGCAGCCCTTCACCGGAGACTCCCCCGTGCGGGTGGCCTATCAGCATGTGAACTCCACGGTGCCGGTCCCCTCGGCGCAGGTCGCAGGTCTGGCGGCCGAGCTTGATGACCTGGTCAGCATCGCGACCCGCCCGGAGGTGGCGCTGCGGCCGAAGAACGCCGATGAGCTGCTGAAGATGCTGCGTGAGACCCGGGGGCTGCTCAGCGACGCCGAGCTTGACTTCGACGGCGCGCTCACCGGCTCCGCGACACGGCCGATTCCCGGAGCGGGTGCGGCCGCCGGTGCCACCGCTCAGTCCGGCCAGCGGCACACCACGATGCTGCCCGGAGACTCCGAGGAGCCCTTCCTTCAGACCCAGACGCAGCAGGGTCCGGCCCAGCCGCCAGGGTCCGAGCGGCACCCGCAGCCCGGCGATCCGCAGCCCTGGGATGAAGACATCGAAGCGGCCCTGGGCAATGCGCGGACCACGCACCTGGAATCGGGGCACCGTGATGCTGGGCACTCCCGGCAGGCCAGCCTGGCAGAAGAGGACCGCCAGCTGGTCACCGAGGTGCCCACCACCGGTCTGCAGCTGCGCCCGCCCCGGCTCAGCGTCCCGGAGCCGGCCACCGGCGTCCAACCAGCCGTCGGCAGCCGCTCGCCGGTAGAACGGGTCCGCACCGAGAAGCGCGAGCGGCAGCGTCCCACGGTGGAGCTCATCGGCCCGACCGCGACCAGGGCCTGGCTGATGATTGCCGGAATCATGATCGGCGGGGCGCTGCTGGTGCTCTTCGCCGGATGGATCGGCGGCAGCAGCGCACTGATCCCCAGCCTCGGAGGCTGA
- a CDS encoding polyprenyl synthetase family protein, translating to MKREEFISEVNARCAGFLQARHAEVNAVSEHAVPLVNALTSLTRGGKKMRPALARLGWQAADGRGDAVVELGVALELFQAAALVHDDVIDRSATRRGLPSAHIRFEQMHRESGFSRDAAHFGTSGAILSGDLSLAWASEAFFHAQCTAMQDGLTSSPLAARTFHRMHTEVITGQYLDVLEEVRIPAETEAEAVLRARGVLRYKAAKYSTEYPVVLGAALAGGSDELCRAFAAAALPVGEAFQLRDDLLGVFGDPETTGKPVGDDLREGKRTELIAYGLFRSSATASRELAQMLGDPGLSETQVERARAILVESGALAEVERSIEALTEDSVACTQDLIDLGVSAEVLEEFDQLRGHLVLRTV from the coding sequence ATGAAGCGCGAAGAATTCATCAGCGAGGTCAACGCGAGGTGCGCCGGCTTCCTCCAGGCGCGCCACGCCGAGGTCAATGCCGTCTCCGAGCACGCCGTCCCCCTGGTGAACGCGCTGACGTCCCTGACCCGAGGCGGGAAGAAGATGCGCCCCGCGCTGGCGCGTCTGGGCTGGCAGGCTGCTGACGGGCGCGGCGACGCCGTCGTCGAACTGGGCGTCGCCCTGGAGCTGTTCCAGGCCGCGGCGCTGGTCCACGATGACGTGATCGACCGATCAGCGACCCGGCGCGGTCTTCCCAGCGCGCACATCCGCTTCGAGCAGATGCATCGCGAGTCCGGGTTCAGCCGGGACGCCGCACACTTCGGCACCTCCGGGGCGATCCTCTCCGGGGACCTCTCCCTGGCCTGGGCCTCGGAGGCCTTCTTCCATGCCCAGTGCACCGCCATGCAGGATGGGCTGACCAGCAGCCCGCTCGCCGCGCGGACCTTCCACCGGATGCACACCGAGGTGATCACCGGGCAGTACCTCGACGTGCTGGAGGAGGTGCGCATCCCGGCCGAGACCGAGGCCGAGGCGGTGCTCCGCGCCCGTGGGGTGCTGCGCTATAAGGCGGCGAAGTACTCCACCGAGTACCCGGTGGTCCTCGGCGCCGCGCTGGCCGGCGGCTCCGACGAGCTGTGCCGCGCCTTCGCCGCCGCGGCGCTGCCTGTCGGGGAGGCCTTCCAGCTGCGTGACGATCTCCTGGGTGTCTTCGGTGACCCGGAGACCACCGGCAAACCGGTCGGCGACGATCTGCGTGAGGGCAAGCGCACCGAGCTGATCGCCTACGGACTGTTCCGATCCTCCGCGACCGCTTCCCGTGAGCTGGCTCAGATGCTGGGCGATCCAGGGCTGAGCGAGACACAGGTGGAGCGGGCCCGCGCCATCCTCGTGGAATCAGGCGCCCTGGCCGAGGTGGAGCGCAGCATCGAGGCCCTCACCGAGGACAGCGTCGCCTGCACCCAGGACCTGATCGACCTCGGCGTCTCCGCGGAGGTCCTCGAGGAGTTCGACCAGCTGCGCGGCCACCTGGTGCTGCGCACGGTCTGA